In Halobaculum rubrum, the following are encoded in one genomic region:
- a CDS encoding DUF1508 domain-containing protein gives MSEPGAGRLTSAYRERFGEPFTTDEVYGYWLFVAGTVIAVVGMAVFLTSMGSGQTGTRGIAYLLTGIGLATAFAGLVVGQSFHRTAKLLVYVGLLVCLAAMAWFLTVFPGQWALGSGSAQGVVAVYTLGLALITLSGALAPISVGQSRARQAVEEQLADARADDEADDQRIEELEAAVAERDDRIDALESDLDESRAETAEAERAAEEAREEAREKTRSATAETAAAREETASVRDDLNAAASHVNALSKSSATFDVYRDKSGQWRWRLVHRNGNIIATSGEGYSSDRTARRGMRSVKRNSLGAAVVWQRDEEDPEPAAEPVAEEPSARFRLYRDADDEYRWRLRHDNGETIAAGTRGFSSKSSAKDGIESVRSTIGPADYLEFDPAGIEVYEDSAGEFRWRLVHRNGNILGDSGEGYASRSNGRRAADRVQEVAGDAAVDADSGVRFETFEDAGGGHRWRLVAANGETIADSGEGYSSRSKLEDAIDRVREYAPEADRLTMATAAIEVYEDAGGEFRWRLRHRNGTILGTSGEGYTGRSKALDAVNGVKRHAPNAPIEEGEEQPDEEVETEEE, from the coding sequence ATGAGTGAACCAGGAGCTGGCAGGCTCACGTCGGCGTACCGAGAGCGGTTCGGCGAGCCGTTCACGACCGACGAGGTGTACGGGTATTGGCTGTTCGTCGCCGGGACCGTTATCGCGGTCGTGGGGATGGCGGTGTTCCTCACGTCGATGGGATCAGGGCAGACCGGAACCCGGGGGATCGCGTACCTCCTCACCGGGATCGGACTCGCGACCGCCTTCGCCGGCCTCGTGGTCGGCCAATCGTTCCACCGGACCGCCAAGCTGCTCGTGTACGTCGGTCTTCTCGTCTGTCTGGCCGCGATGGCGTGGTTCCTGACCGTCTTCCCCGGACAGTGGGCGCTCGGCTCGGGGAGCGCACAGGGGGTCGTCGCGGTGTACACCCTCGGGCTGGCGCTCATCACCCTCTCGGGTGCGCTCGCGCCGATCTCGGTCGGGCAGAGCCGCGCGCGACAGGCCGTCGAGGAGCAGTTGGCCGACGCCCGCGCCGACGACGAGGCGGACGACCAACGGATCGAGGAACTGGAGGCGGCGGTCGCCGAGCGCGACGACCGGATCGACGCCCTCGAATCCGACCTCGACGAGTCGCGGGCGGAGACGGCGGAGGCCGAGCGCGCGGCCGAGGAGGCCCGCGAAGAGGCTCGCGAGAAGACCCGATCCGCGACCGCGGAGACTGCAGCCGCACGCGAGGAGACGGCGTCGGTACGCGACGACCTGAACGCGGCGGCGTCGCACGTCAACGCGCTCTCGAAGAGCTCGGCGACGTTCGACGTGTACCGCGACAAGTCCGGACAGTGGCGCTGGCGGCTCGTCCATCGCAACGGCAACATCATCGCCACCTCGGGTGAGGGGTACAGCTCCGACCGGACCGCCCGCCGGGGGATGCGCAGCGTCAAGCGCAACTCGCTTGGCGCGGCGGTCGTCTGGCAGCGCGACGAGGAGGATCCCGAGCCGGCCGCCGAACCCGTCGCCGAGGAGCCGAGCGCGCGGTTCCGGCTGTACCGCGACGCCGACGACGAGTACCGCTGGCGGCTCCGCCACGACAACGGCGAGACCATCGCGGCGGGGACCCGCGGCTTCTCCTCGAAGTCGTCCGCGAAAGACGGGATCGAGTCGGTCCGCTCGACCATCGGCCCCGCCGACTACCTGGAGTTCGACCCGGCGGGCATCGAGGTGTACGAGGACTCGGCCGGCGAGTTCCGCTGGCGACTCGTCCACCGCAACGGGAACATCCTCGGCGACTCCGGCGAGGGTTACGCCAGTCGGTCGAACGGCCGCCGAGCGGCCGACCGCGTCCAGGAGGTGGCCGGGGACGCCGCCGTCGACGCCGACTCCGGCGTCCGGTTCGAGACGTTCGAGGACGCCGGCGGCGGCCACCGCTGGCGGCTCGTCGCCGCGAACGGGGAGACCATCGCGGACTCCGGCGAGGGGTACAGCTCCCGGTCGAAGCTGGAGGACGCGATCGACCGCGTCCGGGAGTACGCCCCCGAGGCCGACCGACTCACGATGGCCACCGCGGCCATCGAGGTGTACGAGGACGCCGGCGGCGAGTTCCGCTGGCGGCTCCGGCACCGCAACGGAACGATCCTCGGAACGTCCGGCGAGGGGTACACGGGCCGGTCGAAGGCTCTCGACGCCGTGAACGGCGTGAAGCGACACGCGCCGAACGCGCCGATCGAGGAGGGCGAGGAACAGCCTGACGAGGAGGTGGAGACCGAGGAGGAGTAG